A genomic window from Melopsittacus undulatus isolate bMelUnd1 chromosome 7, bMelUnd1.mat.Z, whole genome shotgun sequence includes:
- the TXK gene encoding tyrosine-protein kinase TXK isoform X2, with product MILSTYHTIQSVFCCCCCCTVQKRAMRTKLNLDPDTGLVTRYSASQPDVSYTPTWKCRHKRQLKLKNKPLPPLPAEALEDYTEKPRVIALYDFFARGPSDLPLKKSEEYIILEQYDPHWWKARDKHGNEGLVPSNYVTENKKSNLEIYEWYCKNINRSQAELLLRQKSKEGAFVVRDSSQQGLLTLSMYSRPKGSHSEDIRHYQIKKNHLGHYYVAEKYLFSSVPELIEYHQHNAAGLITRLRHPVGSAGYSSPAAAGWNYEEWELNPSELKFMKELGRGQFGVVQLGKWKATIKVAIKTINEGAMSEDDFIEEAKVMMKLSHPKLVQLYGVCTHRKPLYVVTEFLENGCLLNYLRQRRGKLGRDMLLSMCQDVCEGMEYLERNSFIHRDLAARNCLVSAEHIVKVSDFGMARYVIDDEYISSSGAKFPVKWSSPEVFHFKKYSSKSDVWSFGVLMWEVFTEGKMPFESKSNSEVVREISQGHRLYRPHLASHAVYRVMYSCWHEKPEGRPPFAELKETLKDIREIR from the exons ATGATTCTTTCTACCT ATCACACCATCcagtctgttttctgctgctgctgctgctgcaccgTACAAAAAAG aGCAATGAGAACAAAACTGAACCTGGACCCTGATACTGGCCTGGTGACCCGATATTCAGCCTCACAACCAGATGTTTCCTATACACCCACTTGGAAGTGCAGG CATAAGAGGCAACTGAAGTTAAAGAACAAGCCCTTACCTCCTCTACCTGCTGAGGCCTTGGAAGACTACACAGAAAAACCCAGGGTTATTGCACTCTATGACTTTTTTGCTAGAGGACCCTCAGATTTGCCGCTCAAGAAGTCAGAAGAATACATTATCCTCGAACAGTATGACCCCCACTGGTGGAAGGCAAGAGACAAACATGG GAATGAAGGTCTAGTTCCCAGCAACTATGTTACTGAGaacaagaaaagtaatttagaaATATACGA GTGGTACTGCAAAAACATAAACAGAAGCCAGGCAGAACTTCTTTTGCGCCAGAAG TCCAAAGAAGGTGCATTTGTTGTCAGAGATTCAAGCCAACAGGGGCTTCTTACACTGTCCATGTATTCACGGCCTAAAGG AAGTCACAGTGAAGATATTCGACATTATCAAATTAAGAAAAACCACTTGGGACACTATTATGTAGCtgaaaaatatctattttcatCTGTTCCTGAACTCATCGAGTATCATCAACACAATGCTGCAG GTCTTATCACTCGTCTCCGACATCCAGTTGGATCAGCTGGATACTcttcaccagcagcagcagggtggaATTATG AGGAGTGGGAATTAAACCCATCTGAACTGAAGTTCATGAAAGAACTTGGGCGTGGGCAGTTTGGAGTTGTTCAGCTTGGTAAATGGAAAGCAACCATCAAGGTTGCCATCAAAACAATCAATGAAGGAGCAATGTCTGAAGATGATTTTATTGAGGAGGCCAAAGTGATGAT GAAACTCTCCCACCCAAAGCTGGTCCAGCTTTACGGAGTGTGCACACATCGCAAGCCTCTCTACGTTGTGACTGAATTCCTGGAAAACGGCTGCCTGCTCAATTACCTTCGGCAACGACGAGGGAAACTCGGCAGAGACATGCTGCTGAGCATGTGCCAGGATGTGTGCGAAGGGATGGAATACctggaaagaaacagttttattcACCGTGACTTA GCTGCAAGAAACTGTTTAGTCAGCGCAGAGCACATCGTTAAAGTATCTGACTTTGGCATGGCGAG GTATGTCATCGATGATGAATATATCAGCTCTTCAGGGGCCAAGTTTCCAGTCAAGTGGTCATCTCCTGaagtttttcatttcaaaaaatATAGCAGCAAATCAGATGTCTGGTCATTTG GTGTACTGATGTGGGAAGTTTTCACAGAAGGCAAAATGCCTTTTGAAAGTAAGTCAAATTCTGAAGTTGTTCGTGAGATTTCTCAGGGTCACCGTCTTTATCGACCACATTTGGCATCACATGCTGTGTACAGAGTCATGTACAGCTGTTGGCATGAG aaacctGAAGGACGTCCTCCTTTTGCAGAGTTAAAAGAGACCCTCAAAGATATAAGAGAGATAAGATAA
- the TXK gene encoding tyrosine-protein kinase TXK isoform X1, whose protein sequence is MWKMFSFTDHTIQSVFCCCCCCTVQKRAMRTKLNLDPDTGLVTRYSASQPDVSYTPTWKCRHKRQLKLKNKPLPPLPAEALEDYTEKPRVIALYDFFARGPSDLPLKKSEEYIILEQYDPHWWKARDKHGNEGLVPSNYVTENKKSNLEIYEWYCKNINRSQAELLLRQKSKEGAFVVRDSSQQGLLTLSMYSRPKGSHSEDIRHYQIKKNHLGHYYVAEKYLFSSVPELIEYHQHNAAGLITRLRHPVGSAGYSSPAAAGWNYEEWELNPSELKFMKELGRGQFGVVQLGKWKATIKVAIKTINEGAMSEDDFIEEAKVMMKLSHPKLVQLYGVCTHRKPLYVVTEFLENGCLLNYLRQRRGKLGRDMLLSMCQDVCEGMEYLERNSFIHRDLAARNCLVSAEHIVKVSDFGMARYVIDDEYISSSGAKFPVKWSSPEVFHFKKYSSKSDVWSFGVLMWEVFTEGKMPFESKSNSEVVREISQGHRLYRPHLASHAVYRVMYSCWHEKPEGRPPFAELKETLKDIREIR, encoded by the exons ATGTGGAAAATGTTCTCATTCACAGATCACACCATCcagtctgttttctgctgctgctgctgctgcaccgTACAAAAAAG aGCAATGAGAACAAAACTGAACCTGGACCCTGATACTGGCCTGGTGACCCGATATTCAGCCTCACAACCAGATGTTTCCTATACACCCACTTGGAAGTGCAGG CATAAGAGGCAACTGAAGTTAAAGAACAAGCCCTTACCTCCTCTACCTGCTGAGGCCTTGGAAGACTACACAGAAAAACCCAGGGTTATTGCACTCTATGACTTTTTTGCTAGAGGACCCTCAGATTTGCCGCTCAAGAAGTCAGAAGAATACATTATCCTCGAACAGTATGACCCCCACTGGTGGAAGGCAAGAGACAAACATGG GAATGAAGGTCTAGTTCCCAGCAACTATGTTACTGAGaacaagaaaagtaatttagaaATATACGA GTGGTACTGCAAAAACATAAACAGAAGCCAGGCAGAACTTCTTTTGCGCCAGAAG TCCAAAGAAGGTGCATTTGTTGTCAGAGATTCAAGCCAACAGGGGCTTCTTACACTGTCCATGTATTCACGGCCTAAAGG AAGTCACAGTGAAGATATTCGACATTATCAAATTAAGAAAAACCACTTGGGACACTATTATGTAGCtgaaaaatatctattttcatCTGTTCCTGAACTCATCGAGTATCATCAACACAATGCTGCAG GTCTTATCACTCGTCTCCGACATCCAGTTGGATCAGCTGGATACTcttcaccagcagcagcagggtggaATTATG AGGAGTGGGAATTAAACCCATCTGAACTGAAGTTCATGAAAGAACTTGGGCGTGGGCAGTTTGGAGTTGTTCAGCTTGGTAAATGGAAAGCAACCATCAAGGTTGCCATCAAAACAATCAATGAAGGAGCAATGTCTGAAGATGATTTTATTGAGGAGGCCAAAGTGATGAT GAAACTCTCCCACCCAAAGCTGGTCCAGCTTTACGGAGTGTGCACACATCGCAAGCCTCTCTACGTTGTGACTGAATTCCTGGAAAACGGCTGCCTGCTCAATTACCTTCGGCAACGACGAGGGAAACTCGGCAGAGACATGCTGCTGAGCATGTGCCAGGATGTGTGCGAAGGGATGGAATACctggaaagaaacagttttattcACCGTGACTTA GCTGCAAGAAACTGTTTAGTCAGCGCAGAGCACATCGTTAAAGTATCTGACTTTGGCATGGCGAG GTATGTCATCGATGATGAATATATCAGCTCTTCAGGGGCCAAGTTTCCAGTCAAGTGGTCATCTCCTGaagtttttcatttcaaaaaatATAGCAGCAAATCAGATGTCTGGTCATTTG GTGTACTGATGTGGGAAGTTTTCACAGAAGGCAAAATGCCTTTTGAAAGTAAGTCAAATTCTGAAGTTGTTCGTGAGATTTCTCAGGGTCACCGTCTTTATCGACCACATTTGGCATCACATGCTGTGTACAGAGTCATGTACAGCTGTTGGCATGAG aaacctGAAGGACGTCCTCCTTTTGCAGAGTTAAAAGAGACCCTCAAAGATATAAGAGAGATAAGATAA